From a region of the Prevotella melaninogenica genome:
- a CDS encoding toxin-antitoxin system YwqK family antitoxin — protein MKRLYFVLLVSTLFTVAIAQRVARSYIPHGAFFYDSQWKGVSSADKAAYYRVLAIDDKGHKMFYDYYITGQLQAEKHYISINRQNDRNTVLNGVCRTFHKSGRVESVLQYKNGKANGRALSFFPSGNIGMKLSYRNGLLDGPCYTYTENGRLEFTTIWRNGSKVNEIKGGKDHYIDKNTNEDEFCERYRHDEALIMAQSKSIYKARGNKEQKVEVKATKKLNSNPTTESKEPQPAHNDLAKKGRTNSINKVKEVASSQTSKEDKYLANIKFPDTPNEKAGTISDKMSSVGIIPQKGWFNFTYLHSLLSKENERAKSIDVLTSISHNFQLNSSQIIDGFGAQKEVVFHHNMTYDVQNSKDKVTGSKPRQIGFFGTITGNNLLIDRINIFTWSEEEMYLIAQEAINAGYKTLGGIDYKSTDGNFILEPKMKPMDYGEREVIVTFTHQSNLYAGLYHIQMDIK, from the coding sequence ATGAAACGTTTGTACTTTGTCTTACTTGTAAGTACTTTATTTACAGTTGCTATAGCTCAACGTGTAGCGCGTAGTTATATTCCTCATGGTGCTTTTTTCTATGATAGTCAGTGGAAAGGAGTTAGCAGTGCTGATAAAGCTGCTTACTATAGAGTTTTGGCTATTGATGATAAAGGGCACAAAATGTTTTATGATTATTATATTACAGGACAACTTCAAGCAGAGAAACATTATATAAGTATAAACAGACAAAATGATAGAAACACAGTCTTAAATGGCGTGTGTAGAACTTTCCATAAGTCGGGTAGAGTAGAGTCTGTGTTACAATATAAGAATGGTAAAGCAAATGGTCGTGCTTTGTCATTCTTTCCGAGTGGTAACATTGGAATGAAGTTATCATATCGCAATGGATTACTTGACGGTCCTTGTTATACTTATACGGAGAATGGTCGGTTAGAATTTACTACTATCTGGCGCAATGGTTCTAAAGTCAATGAGATTAAAGGTGGAAAGGATCATTACATTGATAAAAACACTAATGAAGATGAATTCTGTGAACGATATCGCCATGATGAGGCGTTAATAATGGCACAATCAAAAAGCATTTATAAAGCAAGAGGAAATAAAGAGCAAAAGGTTGAGGTTAAAGCTACAAAGAAATTAAATAGTAATCCTACAACTGAATCTAAAGAACCTCAGCCCGCACATAATGATTTGGCAAAGAAGGGACGTACTAATTCTATTAATAAGGTGAAAGAGGTTGCATCCAGTCAAACATCAAAGGAGGATAAGTATCTTGCTAATATAAAGTTTCCAGATACTCCAAATGAAAAAGCTGGAACTATTAGTGATAAGATGTCTTCAGTTGGTATAATACCACAGAAAGGATGGTTTAATTTTACTTATCTTCATAGTTTGCTTAGCAAAGAAAATGAAAGAGCAAAGAGTATAGACGTACTAACAAGCATTAGTCATAATTTTCAGTTAAATTCTTCACAAATAATTGATGGATTTGGAGCTCAGAAGGAAGTTGTTTTTCACCATAATATGACTTATGATGTACAGAATAGTAAGGATAAAGTTACAGGTAGTAAGCCAAGGCAAATAGGCTTCTTCGGCACAATTACTGGGAATAATCTTCTTATAGATCGTATTAATATTTTCACTTGGTCAGAAGAAGAAATGTATCTCATCGCCCAAGAAGCTATCAATGCTGGTTATAAAACTCTTGGAGGTATAGACTATAAGTCAACAGATGGAAATTTTATTCTTGAGCCAAAGATGAAGCCTATGGATTATGGTGAGCGTGAAGTTATTGTCACCTTCACTCATCAGTCAAACCTTTATGCAGGACTTTATCATATTCAGATGGATATAAAATGA
- a CDS encoding phosphate acyltransferase — protein MPGERKTINDFKLLIHLLKERKICKRTVVVWPEESHTQEAVCKAVHDGFIEPILVCSKQTMEDYAKKNAFQCIIAESPEDAARKAVELVRRGEADIVMKGFLNTDVLLRAILDKEVGILPKDTVLTHITVAKLPEYPKLLFFTDAAVIPAPNDKQRRAQIQYIVDFCHAFEIECPKIALIHCSEKVDERHFPYTVSYRALKAEAETGAFGKCTIDGPLDLITSCSVEAMKIKQINSPINGEADALIFPDIEAGNLFYKTVTLFCHAETAAILQGTMAPVVLPSRGDTIESKYYSLALASLISR, from the coding sequence ATGCCTGGAGAAAGAAAGACTATCAATGACTTTAAGTTGCTCATTCATCTTCTTAAAGAAAGGAAGATTTGTAAACGAACAGTAGTTGTTTGGCCCGAAGAAAGCCATACACAAGAAGCTGTGTGTAAAGCTGTACACGATGGTTTCATAGAGCCCATATTAGTATGCTCTAAACAAACTATGGAAGACTATGCCAAGAAGAATGCTTTTCAATGTATTATTGCAGAATCACCAGAGGATGCAGCACGCAAAGCTGTTGAATTAGTTAGAAGAGGTGAAGCTGACATTGTAATGAAAGGCTTTCTTAATACAGACGTCCTTCTACGTGCTATACTTGATAAAGAAGTTGGAATTTTACCGAAAGATACTGTATTAACACATATAACCGTAGCAAAGTTACCCGAGTATCCGAAATTACTTTTCTTTACTGATGCAGCTGTTATTCCTGCTCCAAATGACAAACAGCGAAGAGCGCAAATACAATATATTGTAGACTTCTGTCATGCCTTTGAAATAGAATGTCCTAAAATTGCTCTTATCCATTGTTCTGAGAAAGTGGACGAACGTCATTTCCCATATACAGTTTCATACAGAGCACTAAAAGCAGAAGCTGAAACTGGTGCCTTTGGTAAATGTACAATAGATGGACCATTAGATTTGATAACTTCTTGTTCAGTCGAAGCAATGAAAATCAAACAAATAAACTCTCCCATCAATGGAGAAGCTGATGCATTAATTTTCCCAGACATTGAGGCTGGTAATTTGTTTTATAAAACCGTTACCCTTTTCTGTCATGCAGAAACAGCAGCTATTCTTCAAGGTACCATGGCACCAGTAGTGCTCCCAAGTCGTGGCGATACAATTGAATCTAAGTACTATAGTCTTGCACTTGCAAGTCTTATCTCCAGATAG
- the buk gene encoding butyrate kinase: MAYKILAINPGSTSTKISLANDEQPVFVADIAHSRKELSKFKRISDQYHFRKQVVIEELKNRNIPLDFDAVIGRGGLAKPVSSGVFTITEQMIIDQQRAIHQHACDLGCMIADEIAREIPGCKSFIADPGVVDEMEPEARLSGSPLMPRMCIWHALNQKAIGRRFAKDMGTTYEKLNLIICHLGGGISIAAHSQGRAIDANNALDGEGPFSPERAGSLPAADLIHLCFSGKYTEEQLLEKVSGQAGLIAHLGTNDLREITNWIKAGDKHAELVVSAMIWHIAKNIAAERAVLCGNIDAILLTGGMAKSDYIIERLKKRLSYLAPIHVYPGQDEMQALTENALAVLRGEREAKEY, translated from the coding sequence ATGGCTTACAAGATTTTAGCTATTAACCCTGGATCAACATCAACTAAGATATCACTTGCCAATGATGAGCAGCCTGTCTTCGTTGCTGACATTGCACACTCAAGAAAGGAACTGAGTAAATTCAAACGTATATCCGATCAGTATCATTTCCGCAAACAAGTTGTTATTGAGGAGTTAAAGAATAGGAATATCCCTTTGGATTTTGATGCCGTCATCGGACGTGGTGGACTTGCAAAACCAGTATCAAGTGGTGTGTTTACAATCACTGAACAGATGATAATTGACCAGCAACGAGCTATTCACCAGCATGCTTGTGACCTTGGCTGTATGATTGCTGATGAGATTGCGCGAGAGATTCCAGGATGTAAGAGTTTTATTGCAGACCCAGGCGTGGTAGACGAAATGGAACCAGAAGCGCGTTTGTCAGGTTCTCCTCTTATGCCACGTATGTGTATTTGGCACGCCCTGAACCAAAAAGCTATTGGTAGACGATTTGCCAAAGACATGGGTACAACTTATGAAAAGCTTAACCTAATTATATGTCATTTAGGCGGAGGAATCTCTATTGCAGCACATTCACAAGGTAGAGCTATTGATGCGAATAACGCATTGGATGGTGAAGGACCATTTTCTCCAGAACGTGCAGGCTCATTACCTGCAGCCGACTTGATTCATCTTTGCTTCAGTGGGAAATATACTGAGGAACAATTGTTGGAGAAAGTGAGTGGCCAGGCTGGTCTAATTGCTCATCTCGGAACAAATGATTTACGAGAGATAACAAATTGGATTAAGGCTGGTGACAAACATGCTGAACTCGTCGTTTCTGCTATGATTTGGCATATTGCAAAGAATATAGCAGCAGAAAGAGCAGTACTATGTGGCAACATTGATGCAATTCTGCTGACTGGTGGTATGGCAAAGTCAGACTATATTATTGAACGTCTCAAGAAACGTCTCTCCTATCTTGCACCGATTCACGTTTATCCGGGTCAAGATGAGATGCAAGCTTTGACAGAGAATGCACTGGCAGTTCTTCGAGGTGAACGCGAAGCAAAGGAGTATTAA